One Gossypium hirsutum isolate 1008001.06 chromosome A08, Gossypium_hirsutum_v2.1, whole genome shotgun sequence genomic window, CTCCATCTCCATCTCCATGGAGCTCTTTATCAGCCCTGCAAGGCACCAACCTTTGGATCCTGATGGAACCATCCCATCAACTCATCTCCACAACTTTGAGCACTCTTCCATATCTATGACTTTCTTTACTTATGCAGCTTTCGCTATTATCCTTGATAAAATTAGCCCCAAAGCTAAGCATAGCCTAACACAGTTTATTGCAGCCGTAGCTTTTGCCCAGCAGCTCCTCCTCTTCCACTTTCATTCAGCTGATCACATGGGAGTGGAGGGTCAGTATCACTTGCTTCTACAGACCCTCATCTTTGTTTCTTTAACCACCACCATCATGGGAATTGGGCTTCCTAAGAGCTTCATGGTAAGCTTTATAAGGTCTCTCAGTGTTTTGTATCAAGGTGTGTGGCTCATTATCATGGGATACATGATCTGGACCCCATCGTTGGTTTCCAAAGGCTGCTTCCTTCACAACGAAGATGGTCACCAGGTTGTTAGGTGCTCAAGCGATGAGGCATTACAGCGAGCTAAATCGTTAGTAAATATCATATTCAGCTGGACCTTGATAGCGGTCATCATTTTCTCAATGGCACTGTATTTGGTTTTGGCTAAGTTATATGGAGAAAAAATGGATTTTTTAACGCTGAAAAAGGAAGAAGACCTTGAATTGGAAGTGGAAGAAGAAACTGATGGTTTTGAATCTCAGAAGGAAGGAAAGCCGTATGCAGTCATGGACATCGAAAGGTAGATGAAAGATGAAGTTAATCTATGGCACCCAATCTTAGAATTTGATGTCAGTAAGGTATTGCTATTTTGGTTGAAATCAAATATAGAATATGTCTGGTCGTAAAATATTCTGGGTTTTGGGTTCAATCCATCACTGTGATTTCCTTATGATCTTATGTATTAAAAGTTAGTGAAGTAATTATCATATGTTGAAAGCAAGTTGTGAGGTAATTAAGGTTTCATCTTACACTAGATTCTAAGGAGCAATCTTCATACAGATAAAGTCTTCAAGCTTAAACCACCTTAACTTTTGCAaataaaattttgacataatcATAAAAGCAAGATTTTAAtacctataatatatatatataagttttaaattgatAAGAATAacatttatgtttattatattattaaattaacattaaaaatatttattatgtgataataaaaaattaataataacaaaattaatattaattagttattaatcaatgtgatattatattaataaatataatttttatctacaatttttattttattttattttgaatatgatAATGCTTAGATTAATTGCAAAATTTATATAACGTCTTTTGTCaacgtaaaatatatatatatataacattaatattttgatagtatttataatgtatgaatttatttaatattttcctaatttatatatcaaaaccttaaaaaaattaatatatattatttaattctattttttataattaaactaaaattatttttttattgatagaTACTATCTAATCAATttgattcaataaaaattttggctCCACAATTAGCTTGACTTGAAtctaattgagaaattaaaataaa contains:
- the LOC107925565 gene encoding transmembrane protein 45A, translated to MGSLVGHVLPGLAFFLLGFWHLFNHIKLHSLHPNPYTSPTWFPTPKSRHLELFLIMVASSISISMELFISPARHQPLDPDGTIPSTHLHNFEHSSISMTFFTYAAFAIILDKISPKAKHSLTQFIAAVAFAQQLLLFHFHSADHMGVEGQYHLLLQTLIFVSLTTTIMGIGLPKSFMVSFIRSLSVLYQGVWLIIMGYMIWTPSLVSKGCFLHNEDGHQVVRCSSDEALQRAKSLVNIIFSWTLIAVIIFSMALYLVLAKLYGEKMDFLTLKKEEDLELEVEEETDGFESQKEGKPYAVMDIER